A genome region from Streptomyces pratensis includes the following:
- a CDS encoding iron-containing redox enzyme family protein, translated as MSAAGPSSSARLRGTLGLLDAELLDAMAHMWREEELLPRYRRYLCAMHAVVRASVPLMERALERAVLLDVCGDPLGGPLAAYLREHIQEEEGHDVWLLEDIRAAGSLPADALAPMPAPVVAALAGSQYYWIEHHHPVALLGYIAVLEGYAPGAGLSSRIARTTGLPEAALRTVREHAALDTGHLDELYALLDRLPLTRGQESDVTVSAMHSLDALTRLFVRLGRSATAPPPRRAGPLSPTGVTP; from the coding sequence GTGAGCGCCGCCGGACCCAGCTCCTCGGCGCGGCTGCGGGGCACCCTGGGGCTGCTGGACGCGGAACTGCTCGACGCGATGGCGCACATGTGGCGCGAGGAGGAGCTGCTGCCGCGCTACCGGCGCTATCTGTGCGCCATGCACGCCGTGGTGCGGGCCTCCGTGCCGCTCATGGAACGCGCCCTGGAGCGGGCCGTGCTGCTGGACGTCTGCGGCGATCCGCTGGGCGGCCCCCTGGCGGCGTACCTCCGCGAGCACATCCAGGAGGAGGAGGGCCACGACGTCTGGCTGCTGGAGGACATCCGCGCGGCGGGTTCGCTGCCCGCCGACGCCCTCGCCCCGATGCCCGCGCCGGTCGTCGCGGCACTCGCCGGCTCCCAGTACTACTGGATCGAGCACCACCACCCGGTGGCCCTGCTCGGCTACATCGCGGTGCTGGAGGGGTACGCGCCCGGCGCCGGCCTGAGCTCCCGCATCGCGCGCACGACCGGTCTGCCGGAAGCAGCCCTGCGGACGGTGCGGGAGCACGCCGCGCTGGACACGGGCCACCTGGACGAGCTGTACGCGCTGCTGGACCGGCTGCCGCTGACCCGCGGCCAGGAGTCCGACGTGACGGTCAGCGCCATGCACTCCCTCGACGCGCTCACCAGGCTGTTCGTCCGGCTCGGGCGCTCCGCGACGGCGCCGCCGCCGCGGAGGGCCGGACCTCTCTCACCGACGGGAGTCACCCCATGA
- a CDS encoding aroma-sacti cluster domain-containing protein produces MTEPPDSSGLPGTPGGGEPPVLPPALHEAGLPVDMLTDEQRLVLSQLTEEELAVLLDIKSRLDAVEPEVRAHGEIAGGALF; encoded by the coding sequence ATGACAGAACCACCCGACAGCAGCGGTCTCCCCGGGACACCCGGGGGCGGTGAACCACCGGTGCTGCCGCCCGCGTTGCACGAGGCCGGCCTGCCGGTGGACATGCTCACCGACGAACAGCGGCTCGTGCTCAGCCAGCTCACGGAGGAGGAACTCGCCGTGCTGCTGGACATCAAGAGCCGGCTGGACGCGGTGGAACCCGAGGTCCGGGCACACGGCGAGATCGCCGGCGGCGCCTTGTTCTGA